In Phreatobacter stygius, a genomic segment contains:
- the pyrE gene encoding orotate phosphoribosyltransferase, whose product MTPDDVLAEFRAAGALLEGHFILSSGRRSPVFLQKMFVFMDPERTARLCAALAAKVQASFGKVDYVVSPAVGGIVPGYETARQLGAKAIFVEREDGQFKLRRGFEIPKGARVLVVEDIVTTGLSTRECLTAIEGHPGVTVGAAVLVDRSGGKVDVGVPLVSLLSWFVPDFAADALPPELAALPPIKPGSRGIQGAKA is encoded by the coding sequence ATGACACCCGACGACGTGCTCGCCGAATTCCGCGCCGCGGGCGCTCTTCTCGAAGGCCATTTCATCCTGTCTTCCGGGCGGCGCAGCCCGGTCTTCCTGCAGAAGATGTTCGTGTTCATGGACCCGGAGCGCACAGCCCGGCTCTGCGCGGCGCTGGCCGCCAAGGTGCAGGCGAGCTTCGGCAAGGTCGACTATGTCGTCTCGCCGGCGGTCGGCGGCATCGTGCCGGGTTACGAGACGGCGCGCCAGCTCGGCGCCAAGGCGATCTTCGTCGAGCGCGAGGACGGCCAGTTCAAGCTGCGCCGCGGCTTCGAAATCCCCAAGGGCGCCCGTGTGCTGGTGGTCGAGGATATCGTCACGACGGGCCTTTCGACCCGCGAATGCCTGACCGCGATCGAGGGCCATCCCGGCGTCACGGTCGGCGCGGCGGTGCTGGTCGACCGGTCCGGCGGCAAGGTCGATGTCGGCGTGCCCCTGGTCTCGCTCCTGTCCTGGTTCGTGCCGGATTTCGCCGCCGACGCCCTGCCGCCGGAACTTGCGGCCCTGCCGCCGATCAAGCCCGGCTCGCGCGGCATCCAGGGAGCCAAGGCTTGA